One Coffea eugenioides isolate CCC68of chromosome 2, Ceug_1.0, whole genome shotgun sequence genomic window, GGAttggaggtttctgaaattatccctattatCTTTTGAGTGAACTGACGCTGGGAGGGGACAGAAACGAGTTAACCGAGGGCTGCTTTTGGTAACGAACATCAGCTGGTGTTAGTACATAAAATCTGCAACGGAGGATATTTgacatataaaaatatgtgaGAAAAGAACTCTCATATTGAGACCGACACAAAATCTAGACAGGATTGCCTTTGCAAACAATAAGACTGTCACTAGCCTTCCATAATTTTAAGTTTAATTATGCCGACCATTGTTGCTAGCGGAAAAAGGATAAGCACCAACTAGAGTGTGCGTCTCTTGAGTGAGTGTTTCCTGGGTAGGGATCACGGCTAATTGCTGCTTATCTTGTTGTTTGTCTAGATTGACTTGAAGAAGAATGATGTCAAATTTCTTCTACTAATTTCTTGGCCTGTGGAAACAAATATTGAGACAAGAATCTGTGGCAAAATCGTGTGTTCATGGTGGAGTAACGGGACAATCCcttttgaagttcttgatgGTCTTGAAGTTGTTGCACGTGAGCCTAGATCTCCATTAAGATTGCCAATCATTGACAAATTCCAAAAACATGGGAAGTGTTGTTGCAAGGGAGATTGTGGAGCTGGCAGTAGTTGCTACGGGGATAATTTGTTGGCATTGCCAGGCAAGGCCGCGGCTTAGGTGAAATTTGTATCCAATGATGGTCAATTTTTGTTCCGTGCGCTGGTCTTGGGCAAATTTGAGAGTCGGGATTCTGGCTGGCATCGAGGAAAAGCAGATATTAACACCTGCTGTATATGAGTTCGTGGCCCGATTAAGTACAGATTTTGGAGTTGCTGGATTATGCAATTTTTGTTGCTATGTTACTAGGCTGTATACTATTGCATTTGCATGTTTTTTATTGTTGACGTCTTAGAGGAATGTGACTTTTTGAGCTCACGCAGCCTAttgatccaaaaacaagaaaaccaaCAAAAAAGAAACCTCTTACTCGTGTCTGTTGGTTTTTGAAGCATAAACAAAGATATCAAGACTATATTGAGGGCTGAAAAAGGAGcttaatttcttcattcatcaaCACCCTATTTATAGTGCTTACAAAGAAACAAACTAAAATAATTTTAGCTAACAATTCTCTagaaaatctcaacaaaaactACTTGATAACATGATCTTCTACCTAGCAAATCTTAGCTAAAATATTTGATCCTAACAATAAGACTTATTCTTCTACCAATTGAATGATTCTGTTATCAAACTTAATCTGATAAAATCTGTAGGAAAAGTTGGCATATCTCAACACTCCTCCTTGGCACTTTTACTGCAGATCCCCAACTGTCTTCTTAAGCATTCAAACCTTGTTTTGGACAAGGCCTTCGTAAAAATATCTGCAATCTGATAATCAGTCTTGCAATGAACTAGAACAATTTCTTCGTTCTTTTGAACTTCTCgaagaaaataatatttaattttGAAGTGCTTAGTCTTCCCATGAAACACTGGATTGTTGGAAATAGCTATAGCAGCTTCATTATCAACAAAAATTTGAGTAGCTTCTTGTTGAACTTGATTTAGATCAACTAACAATTTCCTAAGCCATAAGGCTTGATTAACAGCGGCCGTAGCAGCAACATATTCTGCCTCAGCGGTAGATTGAGCTACCACATCTTGCTTCTTAGAATTCCATGAAAAACATCCAGAACCCAGGTTGAACAAGTATCCAGAAGTGCTCCTCATATCATCATATGAACCAGCCCAGTCACTATCTGAATAGCCATGTAACTccaatttttctgattttttgaaacaaacTCCAAAGTCAGCAGTGCCTTTGACATACCTGAGTACTCTTTTTGCAGCTTTGAAGTGCAACTCACTTGCACAATGCATAAATCTAGACAGTAAACTCACAGCATACATAATATCAGGCCTTGTTGCTGTAAGATACATCAAACAACCTACAAGACTTCTGTATAGGCCTTCATCAACTTTGGCAGCTTCATCATCTTTACTAAGCTTCTCGTTCTCCATCAATGGAGTGCTAATTGATTTGCAACTTTTCATATTAAACTTTTTCAACACATCTCTTGCATATTTGTGCTGACTTATGAAGATTTCTTGTTGAGATTGAATAACCTCCATACCAAGAAAATAGGACATCTCTCCCAAGTCTGTCATTTCAAAGACTTGCTTCATTTGCTCCTTAAACTGATTTACCAAGATTGGCTTACTTCTTGTGACAAGCAAATCATCAACGTATAGTGAAATAACAATTATATCATCATTGACAATTTTTACATAAAGAGTTGATTCACTCAAACTCTTCTTAAATCCAATCTTCAGAAGATGATCATCAATCCTGCTGTACCAGGCTCTTGGTGCCTGTTTTAGGCCATATAGCGCCTTGTGAAGTAAGTACACCTTGTCTTCTTGACCTTTCACTGCAAATCCTTGAGGTTGCTCCACAAAGATCTCCTCCTCCACATAGCCATTTAGAAATGCTGACTTGACGTCAAGTTGATAAACTCTCCAATTTTTTTGAGCTGCAAGTGCTAGGATCAACCTGATGGTGTCAAATCTTGCTACTGGTGCAAATGTATCTGAGAAGTCCACTCCAAATTGTTGAGCATATCCCTTGACGACCAACCTTGCCTTGTGCTTGTTGATGGAACCATCAACATTTAATTTGGTTCTAAAaacccactttacaccaatggGTTTCTTATGAATTGGTCTGTCCACAAGTGCCCAAGTCTGGTTCTTTTCAATCATTCTCAACTCCTCCTTCATTGCCTCGATCCACTTCAAGTCTTTGGCAGCTTCTTCATAATCTGCAGGTTCAAGAACTGCAACATTACATTTGTTATAAATGTCAGAGAGTAATTTGGTACTTCTAACTGGAATATGATCTATTGATTCATCAATATTCTCCTCCTGCAATTCTTTAGATTCTAATCCCTTGAAATGTTCAACTTTGGAATTGATCCAGTCCCATGTTGCGTATTCATCAAAATGGATGTCTCTACTGACTATCACTTTTGCAGTCAAAGGTTGATAAACTTTATAACCTTTGGTACTGCTGCAATAGCCAATTAGAATCCCAACTTCTGCCTTTTCGTCAAGCTTGCCTCTCTTTACATCAGGAATATGTGTGTAGCAAATGGAGCTGAACACCTTCAAGTTTTGTACTGAAGGTTTATAtccaaaccaagtttcaaacgaGGTTCTACCATTCAATAATTTTGTAGACAACCTGTTTAAAAGATACACTGCAGTATTGACAGCTTCTGCCCAAAACTTCTTTGgcaattttttctcaaacaacAAACACCTGGCCATCTCCATGATTGTCCTGTTCTTTCTTTCACTTactccattttgttgtggagtgtAAGTGACagttaattgatgttcaattcctgCATCTTCACAAAACTTGTTGAACTGATTAGAAGTATATTCTGTTCCATTATCTGATCGAATCACTTTAATCATCTTGCCACTTTGATTTTCAATCCAATTTTTAAACTTCAAAAAAATAGCATCAACCTCTGATTTTTGTTTCATGAAATAGACCCAACAATATCTACTGAAGTCATCAATGAAAACTATGAAATACCTGCTGCCATTTAATGAAGAAGTTCTCATTGGACCACATACATCTGTGTGAACAAGTTGAAGCCTTTCTGAAGCTCTCCAAGATTTGTTGTGAGGAAATGACAATCTGCTTTGTTTTCCCAACtgacaaacttcacaaactccACCTTTATCTTCTATAAAAGGCAAGTCCTGCACAAGACTATTCTTATGCATGTAGTTAAGTGCAAAATAGTGATAGTGGCCCAATCGTTTATGCCATAATTCAGATTGATCCACTAAACTTGGGTATGCACTTGAACCTGCTTTCAACCAATTTAGAGAAAAACTTTTTCCATTCATTTTTACTGAAAAAAGTTCACCTCCATTTTGATCATAAATGACGCAGCTCCTATTTTTGAAGACAACAGAATAATTTTTCTCAAGCAATTGTCCAACACTCAACaggttttgattaatttcaggTACATATAAAACATCATCAATTATTTTAGTACCTGAACTATAATCAATAACTACATTACCTTTGCCTTTCACCCCAATACAATCTCCATTTCCAATTTTAACTTTGGAAATATATGATTTATCCAATTTGAATATGGACTCATCATATGCCATGTGATGAGTACAGCCACTATCAATTAGCCAAGCTTCACTGGAGATCTTGCTTGCAAAGCAAGTGGCCACAAATAATTGCTCCTCCTCTTGTTGGTCAGCTACTTGAGCATGTTGGTCTCTTCTGTTATTTTTGCATACCTTTTCGACGTGTCCCTTCTGATTGCATGACCTACATTGGACGTCAGGTCTTCACCAGCAATATTGTTGCAGATGTGAAGTCTTTTTGCAATGTGGACATTGAGGAAATTTCCCTCTTCTTCCTTCATCTCTGCTAGACTCACCTTCTTTCTTGCTCTTCTTGTTCCATTgctgtttcttttctttgccaccttgttgattttgaattttgtctttcacCTGAAAAGCACCTTCTACTGCTTCCTCCTTTCGGATAGCTCTTCTCTGCTCTTGTGCTTGTAATGCATTGATTAGTTCTGGCAAAGTGATTTGAGACAAATCCCTTGAATCTTCAAGGGAGGAAATCTTGGCCTCAAACCTTTCAGGTAAGCTCACCAAGACTTTCTCTATAACTCTGCTATCTGGTAATTGTTCTCCAATCAATCTGATTTTATTCACAACATCTAAGAGTTTGTCAGAGTACTCTTTGATGTTTTCTGTGTCTTTCATCCTAAGGAGCTCAAACTCTCTCCTAAGGTTCAAAACCTGCATTTGTCTTGTTCTGTCATTGCCTTGAAAAGCCACTTTGAGAGTATCCCAAGCTTCCTTTGCAGTTTCACAAGTCataatttttttgaatactGCATCAGAAACTGCTGAATGAATGCACGTCATGGCTTTTGATCTCCTTTTGACTGCATCTCTATGGGCTCTCATTTCTGCAATAGTTGGATCTTCCGATAATTCAGGAACAGGATCTGTCTCTACCACATCCCAAAGATCATTAGCATCCAAATAGGACTTCATTTTGACAACCCAGATTTGGTAGTTTTCACCAGTAAAATTTGGAGGATTGGACAAGAAGTTATTTCCTGGCATTTTGATGTTGAAGGCTTAAGTGTATAATTTTATAGTGAAAAGGGTTTCTCACCAAGTTCACTCACTCTCAAAGAAACAGGCCCTTAAGATTTAGGCTCTTGATACCACTTTGTTGGTTTTTGAAGCATAAACAAAGATATCAAGACTATATTGAGGGCTGAAAAAGGAActtaatttcttcattcatcaaCACCCTATTTATAGTGCTTACAAAGAAACAAACTAAAATAATTTTAGCTAACAATTCTCTagaaaatctcaacaaaaactACTTGATAACATGATCTTCTACCTAGCAAATCTTAGCTAAAATATTTGATCCTAACAATAAGACTTATTCTTCTACCAATTGAATGATTCTGTTATCAAACTTAATCTAATAAAATCTGTAGGAAAAGTTGGCATATCTCAATAGTGTCCAGGCAAACTATTTCATATGCGTTGAGTTCTTGTCTGATACTGCACAACTTGGGCGGGTCAATCTTGGAACCCAAGGGAAAGCTTTTGCTGTAGGAAAACTTGCTTCTAGCTTTCCAATTGCCAGGGATTACtcttaaaagggaaaaaaaatatggtTGAAGCTTGCTCTAATATGCAATAAAGACTTCAGTTTGGGCTTTGCATGGGATTTTAGATAAGCTTCGCGTTTTAGAGATGGGTTGAGTTGGTATTGTTTCTTTTAGGTTGAGCAGTTTGATTTCTTAGTTGAACTGGTCACAGACTCATAAGAGCATGATATTTTTCCAGGAAAGCTGAAAACTCGAAGTGCAAGGTAACCTCAACTATCAGCAAATGGTTTTTGACTAGGGTTATTAACATTGGAATTTCTGCAGTCCTGCAATCTTCCAACTTGGACTTGTATATCTTGATTGTTCTGATTTCTAAAGCAGAAACTAAAAGTTATCACTTAGGACAGAAACAATGAGTGCTAACTTGGTTAAACGAACTAATTTAGAACAACAATATAATCCCTGTAGGGGTAATAGTTTAG contains:
- the LOC113760316 gene encoding uncharacterized protein LOC113760316, with the protein product MPGNNFLSNPPNFTGENYQIWVVKMKSYLDANDLWDVVETDPVPELSEDPTIAEMRAHRDAVKRRSKAMTCIHSAVSDAVFKKIMTCETAKEAWDTLKVAFQGNDRTRQMQVLNLRREFELLRMKDTENIKEYSDKLLDVVNKIRLIGEQLPDSRVIEKVLVSLPERFEAKISSLEDSRDLSQITLPELINALQAQEQRRAIRKEEAVEGAFQVKDKIQNQQGGKEKKQQWNKKSKKEGESSRDEGRRGKFPQCPHCKKTSHLQQYCW